A genomic window from Vitis riparia cultivar Riparia Gloire de Montpellier isolate 1030 chromosome 18, EGFV_Vit.rip_1.0, whole genome shotgun sequence includes:
- the LOC117906031 gene encoding bidirectional sugar transporter SWEET1 yields MDAHHALHFTFGIFGNATALFLFLAPLITFKRIIKSKSTEQFSGIPYVMTLLNCLLSAWYGLPFVSKNNILVSTINGTGAAIEIIYVLTFIAYSIKKERAKILGLFIFVLSVFGVVVFVSLFALHGHSRTLFCGLAATIFSIIMYASPLSIMRMVIKTKSVEYMPFFLSLFVFLCGTSWFVFGLLGKDPFVAVPNGFGCGLGAMQLILYAIYCNKGKSKNLAAADKPVDMELGKPQQEKQSRAQNGNV; encoded by the exons ATGGACGCTCATCATGCTCTTCATTTCACGTTTGGGATTtttg GAAATGCTACCGCTCTGTTCCTCTTCTTGGCTCCACT gatTACTTTCAAGAGAATCATTAAAAGCAAATCTACGGAGCAGTTCTCAGGAATACCGTACGTCATGACCTTGCTCAACTGCCTTCTCTCTGCTTG GTATGGCCTTCCATTTGTATCAAAGAACAACATACTGGTGTCCACCATCAATGGCACTGGAGCAGCCATTGAAATCATATATGTGCTCACCTTCATCGCATACTCAATCAAGAAGGAGAGGGCTAAGATACTAGGCCTATTCATCTTCGTGCTTTCTGTGTTTGGGGTCGTCGTCTTCGTCTCCCTCTTCGCCTTGCATGGCCATAGCAGGACGCTCTTCTGTGGTTTGGCCGCCACCATTTTCTCCATCATCATGTATGCATCACCTCTGTCCATCATG AGAATGGTGATCAAAACAAAAAGTGTAGAGTACATGCCCTTCTTCTTATCACTGTTCGTGTTCCTCTGCGGTACTTCCTGGTTTGTCTTTGGCCTACTCGGTAAAGACCCCTTTGTCGCG GTGCCGAACGGCTTTGGGTGCGGCCTAGGGGCGATGCAGCTGATACTGTACGCCATCTACTGCAACAAAGGCAAGTCCAAGAATCTGGCCGCTGCAGACAAGCCGGTGGACATGGAGCTTGGGAAGCCCCAGCAAGAGAAGCAATCCAGGGCGCAAAATGGAAACGTCTAG